In a single window of the Mustela nigripes isolate SB6536 chromosome 17, MUSNIG.SB6536, whole genome shotgun sequence genome:
- the KATNB1 gene encoding katanin p80 WD40 repeat-containing subunit B1 isoform X2, which translates to MATPVVTKTAWKLQEIVAHASNVSSLVLGKASGRLLATGGDDCRVNLWSINKPNCIMSLTGHTSPVESVRLNTPEELIVAGSQSGSIRVWDLEAAKILRTLMGHKANICSLDFHPYGEFVASGSQDTNIKLWDIRRKGCVFRYRGHTQAVRCLRFSPDGKWLASAADDHTVKLWDLTAGKMMSEFPGHTGPVNVVEFHPNEYLLASGSSDRTIRFWDLEKFQVVSCIEGEPGPVRSVLFNPDGCCLYSGCQDSLRVYGWEPERCFDVVLVSWGKVADLAVCNDQLIGVAFSQSNVSSYVVDLTRVTRTGTVAQDPVQDSRPLAQQPAHPSAPLRRIYERPGTACSKPQRVKQNSESERRSPSSEDDRDERESRAEIQNAEEYNEIFQPKNSISRTPPRRSEPFPAPPEDDMVSAKEVAKPSPTMDSQFPVPNLEVPPRPPAVTPTPAPKAEPAIIPATRNEPIGLKASDFLPAVKIPQQAELVDEDAMSQIRKGHDTMCVVLTSRHKNLDTVRAVWTTGDIKTSVDSAVAINDLSVVVDLLNIVNQKASLWKLDLCTTVLPQIEKLLQSKYESYVQTGCTSLKLILQRFLPLITDILAAPPSVGVDISREERLHKCRLCYKQLKSISGLVKSKSGLSGRHGSAFRELHLLMASLD; encoded by the exons ATGGCCACCCCTGTGGTCACCAAGACGGCCTGGAAGTTAC AGGAGATTGTCGCCCACGCCAGTAATGTGTCCTCGCTGGTGCTGGGCAAGGCCTCTGGGCGACTGCTGGCTACTGGTGGGGATGACTGCCGTGTCAACCTGTGGTCCATCAACAAACCCAACTGCATCATG AGCCTGACGGGTCACACGTCCCCAGTGGAGAGCGTCCGCCTCAACACCCCGGAGGAGCTCATCGTGGCCGGCTCCCAGTCAGGCTCCATCCGCGTTTGGGACCTAGAAGCTGCCAAAA TTCTTCGCACGCTTATGGGCCACAAAGCCAACATCTGCAGCCTGGACTTCCACCCGTACGGCGAGTTCGTAGCCTCGGGCTCCCAGGACACGAACATCAAG CTCTGGGACATCCGGAGGAAAGGCTGTGTTTTCCGGTACAGG GGACACACCCAGGCCGTGAGGTGCCTCCGGTTCAGCCCTGACGGGAAGTGGCTGGCATCGGCTGCGGATGACCACACAGTGAAG CTCTGGGATCTGACTGCTGGCAAGATGATGTCCGAGTTCCCTGGCCACACAGGGCCTGTCAACGTGGTGGAGTTTCACCCCAACGAGTACCTGCTGGCTTCTGGCAGCTCGGACAG GACCATCCGGTTCTGGGATCTGGAGAAGTTCCAGGTGGTGAGCTGCATCGAAGGAGAGCCAGGGCCTGTCAG GAGTGTCCTGTTCAACCCCGACGGCTGCTGCCTGTACAGCGGCTGCCAGGACTCGCTGCGCGTCTACGGCTGGGAGCCTGAGCGCTGCTTTGATGTGGTCCTGGTCAGCTGGGGCAAGGTGGCCGACCTGGCTGTCTGCAACGACCAGCTG ATAGGTGTGGCCTTCTCCCAGAGCAACGTCTCCTCTTATGTGGTGGACTTGACGCGGGTCACCAGGACAGGCACGGTGGCCCAGGACCCCGTGCAGGACAGCCGGCCCCTGGCGCAACAGCCagcccaccccagtgcccctctTCGGCGCATCTATGAGCGGCCTGGCACAGCCTGCAGCAAGCCTCAGAG gGTGAAGCAGAATTCGGAGAGTGAGCGTCGCAGCCCCAGCAGCGAGGATGACCGGGACGAGCGTGAGTCTCGGGCCGAAATCCAGAACGCTGAGGAGTACAACGAGATCTTCCAGCCCAAGAACAGCATCA GCCGGACACCACCCCGAAGAAGTGAGCCCTTTCCGGCACCCCCAGAGGATG ACATGGTCTCAGCCAAGGAGGTGGCCAAGCCCAGCCCGACCATGGACTCGCAGTTCCCGGTGCCAAAT CTCGAGGTCCCGCCCCGGCCCCCAGCTGTCACTCCCACGCCTGCGCCCAAGGCTGAGCCCGCCATCATCCCTGCCACCCGGAATGAGCCCATCGGGCTGAAGGCCTCTGACTTCCTGCCT GCCGTGAAGATCCCCCAGCAGGCCGAGCTGGTCGACGAGGACGCCATGTCGCAGATCCGCAAAGGCCATGACACTATGTGCGTGGTGCTCACCAGCCGCCACAAGAACCTGGACACCGTGCGGGCCGTGTGGACCACAGGCGATATCAAG ACGTCGGTGGACTCGGCTGTGGCCATCAATGACCTGTCAGTGGTAGTGGACCTCCTGAACATTGTCAACCAGAAAGC ctccctgtgGAAGCTGGACCTGTGCACCACGGTCTTGCCGCAGATCGAGAAGCTTCTACAAAGCAAGTATGAGAG CTACGTGCAGACTGGCTGCACGTCCCTGAAACTGATCCTGCAGCGGTTTCTGCCCCTGATCACGGACATCCTGGCGGCGCCCCCCTCTGTGGGTGTGGACATCAGCCGGGAGGAGAG GCTCCACAAGTGCCGGCTGTGCTACAAGCAGTTGAAGAGCATCAGTGGCCTCGTCAAGAGCAAGTCGGGTTTGAGTGGCCGCCATGGCAGTGCCTTCCGGGAGCTGCACTTACTTATGGCCAGTTTGGACTGA
- the KATNB1 gene encoding katanin p80 WD40 repeat-containing subunit B1 isoform X1 translates to MATPVVTKTAWKLQEIVAHASNVSSLVLGKASGRLLATGGDDCRVNLWSINKPNCIMSLTGHTSPVESVRLNTPEELIVAGSQSGSIRVWDLEAAKILRTLMGHKANICSLDFHPYGEFVASGSQDTNIKLWDIRRKGCVFRYRGHTQAVRCLRFSPDGKWLASAADDHTVKLWDLTAGKMMSEFPGHTGPVNVVEFHPNEYLLASGSSDRTIRFWDLEKFQVVSCIEGEPGPVRSVLFNPDGCCLYSGCQDSLRVYGWEPERCFDVVLVSWGKVADLAVCNDQLIGVAFSQSNVSSYVVDLTRVTRTGTVAQDPVQDSRPLAQQPAHPSAPLRRIYERPGTACSKPQRVKQNSESERRSPSSEDDRDERESRAEIQNAEEYNEIFQPKNSISRTPPRRSEPFPAPPEDDMVSAKEVAKPSPTMDSQFPVPNGGQRGQPRAGSPLSSGPHQLEVPPRPPAVTPTPAPKAEPAIIPATRNEPIGLKASDFLPAVKIPQQAELVDEDAMSQIRKGHDTMCVVLTSRHKNLDTVRAVWTTGDIKTSVDSAVAINDLSVVVDLLNIVNQKASLWKLDLCTTVLPQIEKLLQSKYESYVQTGCTSLKLILQRFLPLITDILAAPPSVGVDISREERLHKCRLCYKQLKSISGLVKSKSGLSGRHGSAFRELHLLMASLD, encoded by the exons ATGGCCACCCCTGTGGTCACCAAGACGGCCTGGAAGTTAC AGGAGATTGTCGCCCACGCCAGTAATGTGTCCTCGCTGGTGCTGGGCAAGGCCTCTGGGCGACTGCTGGCTACTGGTGGGGATGACTGCCGTGTCAACCTGTGGTCCATCAACAAACCCAACTGCATCATG AGCCTGACGGGTCACACGTCCCCAGTGGAGAGCGTCCGCCTCAACACCCCGGAGGAGCTCATCGTGGCCGGCTCCCAGTCAGGCTCCATCCGCGTTTGGGACCTAGAAGCTGCCAAAA TTCTTCGCACGCTTATGGGCCACAAAGCCAACATCTGCAGCCTGGACTTCCACCCGTACGGCGAGTTCGTAGCCTCGGGCTCCCAGGACACGAACATCAAG CTCTGGGACATCCGGAGGAAAGGCTGTGTTTTCCGGTACAGG GGACACACCCAGGCCGTGAGGTGCCTCCGGTTCAGCCCTGACGGGAAGTGGCTGGCATCGGCTGCGGATGACCACACAGTGAAG CTCTGGGATCTGACTGCTGGCAAGATGATGTCCGAGTTCCCTGGCCACACAGGGCCTGTCAACGTGGTGGAGTTTCACCCCAACGAGTACCTGCTGGCTTCTGGCAGCTCGGACAG GACCATCCGGTTCTGGGATCTGGAGAAGTTCCAGGTGGTGAGCTGCATCGAAGGAGAGCCAGGGCCTGTCAG GAGTGTCCTGTTCAACCCCGACGGCTGCTGCCTGTACAGCGGCTGCCAGGACTCGCTGCGCGTCTACGGCTGGGAGCCTGAGCGCTGCTTTGATGTGGTCCTGGTCAGCTGGGGCAAGGTGGCCGACCTGGCTGTCTGCAACGACCAGCTG ATAGGTGTGGCCTTCTCCCAGAGCAACGTCTCCTCTTATGTGGTGGACTTGACGCGGGTCACCAGGACAGGCACGGTGGCCCAGGACCCCGTGCAGGACAGCCGGCCCCTGGCGCAACAGCCagcccaccccagtgcccctctTCGGCGCATCTATGAGCGGCCTGGCACAGCCTGCAGCAAGCCTCAGAG gGTGAAGCAGAATTCGGAGAGTGAGCGTCGCAGCCCCAGCAGCGAGGATGACCGGGACGAGCGTGAGTCTCGGGCCGAAATCCAGAACGCTGAGGAGTACAACGAGATCTTCCAGCCCAAGAACAGCATCA GCCGGACACCACCCCGAAGAAGTGAGCCCTTTCCGGCACCCCCAGAGGATG ACATGGTCTCAGCCAAGGAGGTGGCCAAGCCCAGCCCGACCATGGACTCGCAGTTCCCGGTGCCAAAT ggtgggcagagggggcagcctcgggctggctccccactgagctccgGACCCCATCAGCTCGAGGTCCCGCCCCGGCCCCCAGCTGTCACTCCCACGCCTGCGCCCAAGGCTGAGCCCGCCATCATCCCTGCCACCCGGAATGAGCCCATCGGGCTGAAGGCCTCTGACTTCCTGCCT GCCGTGAAGATCCCCCAGCAGGCCGAGCTGGTCGACGAGGACGCCATGTCGCAGATCCGCAAAGGCCATGACACTATGTGCGTGGTGCTCACCAGCCGCCACAAGAACCTGGACACCGTGCGGGCCGTGTGGACCACAGGCGATATCAAG ACGTCGGTGGACTCGGCTGTGGCCATCAATGACCTGTCAGTGGTAGTGGACCTCCTGAACATTGTCAACCAGAAAGC ctccctgtgGAAGCTGGACCTGTGCACCACGGTCTTGCCGCAGATCGAGAAGCTTCTACAAAGCAAGTATGAGAG CTACGTGCAGACTGGCTGCACGTCCCTGAAACTGATCCTGCAGCGGTTTCTGCCCCTGATCACGGACATCCTGGCGGCGCCCCCCTCTGTGGGTGTGGACATCAGCCGGGAGGAGAG GCTCCACAAGTGCCGGCTGTGCTACAAGCAGTTGAAGAGCATCAGTGGCCTCGTCAAGAGCAAGTCGGGTTTGAGTGGCCGCCATGGCAGTGCCTTCCGGGAGCTGCACTTACTTATGGCCAGTTTGGACTGA
- the KIFC3 gene encoding kinesin-like protein KIFC3 isoform X5, protein MNVEKTGGRLFGSGRCLSLGGPPGAAPMVHRMVEAMSQLQEEKARLQEELAAMQERLALQDSDQQATSTQPQNQVENLKEKLISQAQEVSRLRSELGGTDLEKHRDLLVAENERLRQEMRRFEAELQELRAKPAAPCTGCEHSQESAQLRDKLSQLQLEVAENKGMLSELNLEVQQKTDRLAEVELRLKDCLAEKAQEEERLSRRLRDSHETIASLRAQSPPIKYVIRTVEVESSKTKQALSESQARNQHLQEQVAMQRQVLKEMEQQLQSSHQLTAQLRAQIAMYESELERAHGQMLEEMQSLEEDKNRAIEEAFARAQVEMKAVHENLAGVRTNLLTLQPALRTLTSDYNGLKRQVRGFPLLLQEALKSVKAEIGQAIEEVNSNNQELLRKYRRELQLRKKCHNELVRLKGNIRVIARVRPVTKEDGEGPDATNAVTFDADDDSIIHLLHKGKPVSFELDKVFSPRASQQDVFQEVQALITSCIDGFNVCIFAYGQTGAGKTYTMEGTPDNPGINQRALQLLFSEVQEKASDWEYTITVSAAEIYNEVLRDLLGQEPQEKLEIRLCPDGSGQLYVPGLTEFQVQSVDDINKVFEFGHTNRTTEFTNLNEHSSRSHALLIVTVRGVDCSTGLRTTGKLNLVDLAGSERVGKSGAEGSRLREAQHINKSLSALGDVIAALRSRQGHVPFRNSKLTYLLQDSLSGDSKTLMVVQVSPVEKNTSETLYSLKFAERVRSVELGPGSRRAELGSWSSQEHLEWEPACQTPQPSARAHSAPGSGTTSRPGSIRRKLQPLGKSRPVPV, encoded by the exons GTGGAAAACCTGAAGGAGAAGCTCATCAGCCAGGCCCAGGAAGTGAGCCGCCTCCGATCAGAGCTG GGGGGCACAGACTTGGAGAAGCACCGCGACCTGCTGGTGGCAGAGAATGAGCGGCTGAGGCAGGAGATGCGGCGCTTCGAGGCCGAGCTGCAGGAGCTGCGGGCCAAGCCGGCGGCCCCCTGCACGGGCTGCGAGCACAGCCAG GAGAGTGCCCAGCTCCGGGACAAGCTGTCGCAACTCCAGCTGGAGGTGGCTGAGAACAAGGGCATGCTGTCCGAGCTGAACCTGGAGGTGCAGCAGAAGACCGACCGGCTGGCCGAGGTGGAGCTGCGGCTCAAGGACTGCCTGGCCGAGAAGGCGCAGGAGGAGGAGCGGCTGAGCCGGCGCCTGCGAGACAGCCACGAAACCATCGCCAGCCTGCGGGCCCAGTCGCCGCCCATCAAG tACGTCATCAGGACCGTAGAGGTGGAGTCATCCAAGACCAAGCAGGCCCTCAGTGAGTCCCAGGCCCGGAACCAGCACCTTCAGGAGCAGGTGGCCATGCAGAGGCAGGTGCTGAAGGAGATGGAGCAGCAGCTGCAGAGCTCACACCAGCTGACCGCACAGCTCCGGGCGCAG ATCGCCATGTATGAGTCAGAGCTGGAGCGGGCACACGGGCAGATGCTGGAGGAGATGCAGTCCTTGGAGGAAGACAAGAACCGGGCCATCGAGGAGGCCTTCGCCAGAGCCCAGGTGGAGATGAAGGCTGTGCATGAGAACCTGGCAG GTGTCCGGACCAACCTGCTGACGCTGCAGCCAGCACTGAGGACCCTCACTAGCGACTACAATGGGCTCAAGCGGCAGGTGCGGggcttccccctgctcctgcaggAGGCCCTCAAGAGCGTCAAGGCTGAG ATCGGCCAGGCCATCGAGGAGGTCAACAGCAACAACCAGGAGCTCCTGCGCAAGTACCGGCGGGAGCTGCAGCTGCGGAAGAAATGCCACAACGAGCTGGTGCGGCTGAAAG GGAACATCCGGGTGATTGCTCGTGTCCGGCCAGTCACCAAAGAGGATGGGGAAGGACCTGATGCGACCAATGCTGTGACCTTCGATGCTGACGACGACTCCATCATCCACCTGCTGCACAAAGGAAAGCCTGTATCCTTCGAGCTGGACAAGGTCTTCTCCCCGCGGGCATCACAGCAGGAC GTGTTCCAGGAGGTGCAAGCCCTGATCACCTCCTGCATCGATGGCTTCAATGTCTGCATCTTCGCCTATGGCCAGACGGGTGCCGGCAAGACATACACGATGGAG GGGACCCCTGACAACCCAGGCATCAACCAGCGGGCCCTGCAGCTGCTCTTCTCAGAGGTGCAGGAGAAGGCTTCCGACTGGGAGTACACCATTACGGTCAGCGCGGCCGAGATCTACAACGAGGTCCTCAG GGACCTGCTGGGGCAGGAGCCTCAGGAGAAACTGGAGATCCGGCTGTGCCCAGACGGCAGTGGGCAGCTGTACGTGCCGGGGCTGACGGAGTTCCAGGTGCAGAGCGTGGACGACATCAACAAG gtGTTTGAGTTTGGCCACACAAACCGCACGACGGAGTTCACCAACCTGAACGAGCACAGCTCCCGCTCGCACGCTCTGCTCATCGTGACGGTGCGCGGGGTGGACTGCAGCACTGGCCTCCGCACCACGG GGAAGCTGAACCTGGTGGACCTGGCCGGCTCGGAGCGCGTGGGCAAGTCCGGGGCCGAGGGCAGCCGGCTGCGGGAGGCGCAGCACATCAACAAGTCGCTGTCAGCCCTGGGGGATGTCATTGCCGCCCTGCGCTCTCGCCAGGGCCACGTGCCCTTCCGCAACTCCAAGCTTACCTACCTGCTGCAGGACTCGCTCAGTGGGGACAGCAAGACGCTCATGGTGGTGCAG GTGTCCCCCGTGGAGAAGAACACCAGCGAGACACTGTACTCCCTCAAGTTTGCTGAGAGGGTGCGCTCTGTGGAGTTGGGCCCTGGGTCCCGCAGGGCAGAGCTTGGGTCCTGGTCCAGCCAGGAGCATCTGGAG TGGGAACCGGCTTGCCAGACCCCACAGCCCTCAGCACGAGCGCACTCCGCCCCAGGTTCTGGGACTACCAGCCGCCCGGGCTCGATCCGGAGGAAGCTGCAGCCCTTGG GGAAGTCCAGGCCGGTGCCTGTGTGA
- the KIFC3 gene encoding kinesin-like protein KIFC3 isoform X6 codes for MRRFEAELQELRAKPAAPCTGCEHSQESAQLRDKLSQLQLEVAENKGMLSELNLEVQQKTDRLAEVELRLKDCLAEKAQEEERLSRRLRDSHETIASLRAQSPPIKYVIRTVEVESSKTKQALSESQARNQHLQEQVAMQRQVLKEMEQQLQSSHQLTAQLRAQIAMYESELERAHGQMLEEMQSLEEDKNRAIEEAFARAQVEMKAVHENLAGVRTNLLTLQPALRTLTSDYNGLKRQVRGFPLLLQEALKSVKAEIGQAIEEVNSNNQELLRKYRRELQLRKKCHNELVRLKGNIRVIARVRPVTKEDGEGPDATNAVTFDADDDSIIHLLHKGKPVSFELDKVFSPRASQQDVFQEVQALITSCIDGFNVCIFAYGQTGAGKTYTMEGTPDNPGINQRALQLLFSEVQEKASDWEYTITVSAAEIYNEVLRDLLGQEPQEKLEIRLCPDGSGQLYVPGLTEFQVQSVDDINKVFEFGHTNRTTEFTNLNEHSSRSHALLIVTVRGVDCSTGLRTTGKLNLVDLAGSERVGKSGAEGSRLREAQHINKSLSALGDVIAALRSRQGHVPFRNSKLTYLLQDSLSGDSKTLMVVQVSPVEKNTSETLYSLKFAERVRSVELGPGSRRAELGSWSSQEHLEWEPACQTPQPSARAHSAPGSGTTSRPGSIRRKLQPLGKSRPVPV; via the exons ATGCGGCGCTTCGAGGCCGAGCTGCAGGAGCTGCGGGCCAAGCCGGCGGCCCCCTGCACGGGCTGCGAGCACAGCCAG GAGAGTGCCCAGCTCCGGGACAAGCTGTCGCAACTCCAGCTGGAGGTGGCTGAGAACAAGGGCATGCTGTCCGAGCTGAACCTGGAGGTGCAGCAGAAGACCGACCGGCTGGCCGAGGTGGAGCTGCGGCTCAAGGACTGCCTGGCCGAGAAGGCGCAGGAGGAGGAGCGGCTGAGCCGGCGCCTGCGAGACAGCCACGAAACCATCGCCAGCCTGCGGGCCCAGTCGCCGCCCATCAAG tACGTCATCAGGACCGTAGAGGTGGAGTCATCCAAGACCAAGCAGGCCCTCAGTGAGTCCCAGGCCCGGAACCAGCACCTTCAGGAGCAGGTGGCCATGCAGAGGCAGGTGCTGAAGGAGATGGAGCAGCAGCTGCAGAGCTCACACCAGCTGACCGCACAGCTCCGGGCGCAG ATCGCCATGTATGAGTCAGAGCTGGAGCGGGCACACGGGCAGATGCTGGAGGAGATGCAGTCCTTGGAGGAAGACAAGAACCGGGCCATCGAGGAGGCCTTCGCCAGAGCCCAGGTGGAGATGAAGGCTGTGCATGAGAACCTGGCAG GTGTCCGGACCAACCTGCTGACGCTGCAGCCAGCACTGAGGACCCTCACTAGCGACTACAATGGGCTCAAGCGGCAGGTGCGGggcttccccctgctcctgcaggAGGCCCTCAAGAGCGTCAAGGCTGAG ATCGGCCAGGCCATCGAGGAGGTCAACAGCAACAACCAGGAGCTCCTGCGCAAGTACCGGCGGGAGCTGCAGCTGCGGAAGAAATGCCACAACGAGCTGGTGCGGCTGAAAG GGAACATCCGGGTGATTGCTCGTGTCCGGCCAGTCACCAAAGAGGATGGGGAAGGACCTGATGCGACCAATGCTGTGACCTTCGATGCTGACGACGACTCCATCATCCACCTGCTGCACAAAGGAAAGCCTGTATCCTTCGAGCTGGACAAGGTCTTCTCCCCGCGGGCATCACAGCAGGAC GTGTTCCAGGAGGTGCAAGCCCTGATCACCTCCTGCATCGATGGCTTCAATGTCTGCATCTTCGCCTATGGCCAGACGGGTGCCGGCAAGACATACACGATGGAG GGGACCCCTGACAACCCAGGCATCAACCAGCGGGCCCTGCAGCTGCTCTTCTCAGAGGTGCAGGAGAAGGCTTCCGACTGGGAGTACACCATTACGGTCAGCGCGGCCGAGATCTACAACGAGGTCCTCAG GGACCTGCTGGGGCAGGAGCCTCAGGAGAAACTGGAGATCCGGCTGTGCCCAGACGGCAGTGGGCAGCTGTACGTGCCGGGGCTGACGGAGTTCCAGGTGCAGAGCGTGGACGACATCAACAAG gtGTTTGAGTTTGGCCACACAAACCGCACGACGGAGTTCACCAACCTGAACGAGCACAGCTCCCGCTCGCACGCTCTGCTCATCGTGACGGTGCGCGGGGTGGACTGCAGCACTGGCCTCCGCACCACGG GGAAGCTGAACCTGGTGGACCTGGCCGGCTCGGAGCGCGTGGGCAAGTCCGGGGCCGAGGGCAGCCGGCTGCGGGAGGCGCAGCACATCAACAAGTCGCTGTCAGCCCTGGGGGATGTCATTGCCGCCCTGCGCTCTCGCCAGGGCCACGTGCCCTTCCGCAACTCCAAGCTTACCTACCTGCTGCAGGACTCGCTCAGTGGGGACAGCAAGACGCTCATGGTGGTGCAG GTGTCCCCCGTGGAGAAGAACACCAGCGAGACACTGTACTCCCTCAAGTTTGCTGAGAGGGTGCGCTCTGTGGAGTTGGGCCCTGGGTCCCGCAGGGCAGAGCTTGGGTCCTGGTCCAGCCAGGAGCATCTGGAG TGGGAACCGGCTTGCCAGACCCCACAGCCCTCAGCACGAGCGCACTCCGCCCCAGGTTCTGGGACTACCAGCCGCCCGGGCTCGATCCGGAGGAAGCTGCAGCCCTTGG GGAAGTCCAGGCCGGTGCCTGTGTGA